In one Alnus glutinosa chromosome 12, dhAlnGlut1.1, whole genome shotgun sequence genomic region, the following are encoded:
- the LOC133852566 gene encoding uncharacterized protein LOC133852566, with product MATKTSSSSSSSSTRRCLCSPTTHRGSFRCSRHRGSRKLSAESAVYNSQTKVDCKTQYFIKGFKAFLMQIIKPSSHDLQRSRNFQPRPTRFRLMNSINGHDGLAVS from the coding sequence ATGGCAACcaaaacttcttcttcttcttcttcttcttctacaagAAGGTGCCTATGCTCTCCCACCACCCACCGGGGCTCGTTCCGCTGCAGCCGGCACCGTGGTTCTCGCAAGCTTTCTGCTGAATCTGCGGTCTACAATAGCCAAACAAAGGTGGACTGCAAAACCCAGTACTTTATCAAGGGATTCAAGGCGTTTCTCATGCAGATCATCAAGCCCTCAAGCCATGATCTTCAACGGAGTAGGAATTTCCAGCCCAGGCCCACCAGGTTCCGTTTGATGAATAGCATTAATGGCCATGATGGGCTGGCAGTTTCTTGA